Below is a genomic region from Bradyrhizobium sp. 1(2017).
GGATACGGCGAATCTGCTGCGTGACGTCGTGGCGCTGCGTCCGGAGATCGCGAGCCTCACGACGGAATCGAGCGTCGGCACGGCCCGAACGGCGGCCGCGCGTTCCACCATGGTGGACCTCGTGAACGAGCTGACGCTCGTCCGCGCATTCGCGGCGCTGCGGGCCGCATCCGCAACAGTGCCGGATGATCCGCATGACGGCGGCCTCGACCTGCTGACGATTGCCCGGGATCACCTGCACAGCGAGATCGTACGCAGGAATGCCGACGTGCGGCGCAGCCTCGAGGCCATGCGGGCCGGAATACAGCCGTTGCGGCAATGGCGCGCGCCATTGTACCGATCGCGCCGCATCGCCGCCGAAGGCGGGGTCAAGGCCGCGATCCACTTCATGCTCGTTGCAATCATCTTCGTGATGGCGGGATGGCCGATGACAGAGCTCTGTCTCGCGCTCGCCGCCGTCATCATCGGCTTGAGCTCGACGGCTCCGGATCCGCGCCGCTTCACGATGCTGGCGGTCTTTGCCACGCTGCTGGCCTGTCCGCTGGCCGGGGTCTTGAAGTACCTGGTCTTCGACGGCGTCTCCGAGTTCCAACTGCTGGCCATCGGCCTTGCGCCTGTCGTGATCGGCCTGGCGCTGCTGATTGCATCGCCGAATCCCGCGCGGTCATCCCTCGGCCGGCTCACCCTCGTCTTCACGCTAGCCGTGCTCGCGCTAAGCAACCCGCAGGGTTACGATCCCGAAACATTTGTGGTGACGTGCCTGTTTGCCCAGCTGTCCGCGGTTCTGGCGTTTGCGGCGCAGCTCGTGCTTCCGTCCTTGTCCGGCGACCGGCGGATCAGCCTGTTGCTCGGCGCGGCGCATCGCGAGCTGAACAACTTGGTTTCCGGACAAGTCCGGCATCTTGCGCCCGAGGAAGCCGCGTTTCGCGATGCCGCGCGCATCGGGCAGATCGTGACGGCCGGCGGCGGCCCGCCGGCCAACCGGCAGGTCGTCACAGAGGCCATGCGCTACTTCGATCAGACGGTGGCGCTGCGGCGGTGCCATGCCGAGTTGGAG
It encodes:
- a CDS encoding FUSC family protein codes for the protein MQVNATGAVAEARPLVFAGFPASSWIFALRVWLATLIALYVSFWLELESPSTSALTVAVLALPTRGQGMEKAGYRLLATAIGVAASIAIAGMFSQTSGLLLAAFGIWVGLCVYMAGMLDGNRAYAAALCCITVALIAIEQIDSPLQVFPTGVARGAAIGIGVLAVALVNEVLAAPDYHPVLASRLEALHRRVVDVAQAAIRGVPASAQDTANLLRDVVALRPEIASLTTESSVGTARTAAARSTMVDLVNELTLVRAFAALRAASATVPDDPHDGGLDLLTIARDHLHSEIVRRNADVRRSLEAMRAGIQPLRQWRAPLYRSRRIAAEGGVKAAIHFMLVAIIFVMAGWPMTELCLALAAVIIGLSSTAPDPRRFTMLAVFATLLACPLAGVLKYLVFDGVSEFQLLAIGLAPVVIGLALLIASPNPARSSLGRLTLVFTLAVLALSNPQGYDPETFVVTCLFAQLSAVLAFAAQLVLPSLSGDRRISLLLGAAHRELNNLVSGQVRHLAPEEAAFRDAARIGQIVTAGGGPPANRQVVTEAMRYFDQTVALRRCHAELERLATGPLAEAARAAGTALVSRNGRTVLAAAEALRQLALQRRLSVEPVLTALVSTSVAFEPRQALAGSGTEERP